One part of the Nostoc sp. PCC 7120 = FACHB-418 genome encodes these proteins:
- a CDS encoding ATP-binding protein, with amino-acid sequence MRKLTRWAFPNLWRRSLTDQRSSQPQSHSIAFFSVLLALILTLLLWQIQRLNSIYPPFLAAVMVSSWYGGFNSGLLATFLSAVVCSYFLLHPFYSLAVSGFSVVGLLQFVLVGLLISSLNSALRQARSQAQMNARVAQQNYERLLQSQYNLRRSEERYRLLVEGVTNYAIFMLDSNANFTTWNIGAERILGYQEAEIIGQPFELIFAPEAIERGQPQQVLKQALTEGFSRENRWHIRKDGTFFWAHCLITPLRDENGNLRGFSKIMQDITERKQAEEEKEQLLLREQAARAEAEAANRSKDDFLAIVSHELRTPMTAIIGWAGMLQTGALDEARASLALETIERNANLQMQLIEDLLDISRIVRGELSLSIDLVDLVEVITDAIEVVQSLADNKGIQIKSRPDTSIDKIWGDSDRLLQVVLNLLTNAIKFTPNGGRIEVCLSKELGTGDWGLGNRGDETNVSCPIPHYAQIQVIDTGQGISADFLPHIFERFRQADSSHTRSNKGLGLGLAIARHLVELHGGTIQAQSQGIGQGATFTVKLPITEESRGVNTIQHNHHC; translated from the coding sequence ATGCGGAAATTGACGCGATGGGCTTTTCCCAATCTTTGGCGAAGGTCTTTGACTGACCAGAGGTCATCGCAACCACAAAGCCATAGTATTGCTTTCTTCAGCGTTTTGCTGGCTCTTATACTGACATTACTTCTGTGGCAGATCCAGAGGCTCAATTCCATTTACCCACCGTTTTTAGCTGCTGTCATGGTGAGTTCCTGGTATGGAGGCTTCAACTCAGGATTGTTGGCAACTTTTTTGTCTGCTGTAGTCTGCTCCTACTTTCTCTTACACCCTTTTTATTCTCTGGCTGTCAGTGGATTTAGTGTAGTGGGGTTGCTTCAGTTTGTGTTAGTCGGATTATTGATTAGCTCACTTAATTCTGCACTGCGCCAGGCGCGATCGCAAGCTCAGATGAATGCACGAGTAGCCCAACAAAATTATGAGCGTCTACTTCAAAGCCAGTATAATCTACGTCGAAGTGAGGAACGTTATCGGCTGCTAGTAGAAGGAGTCACTAATTACGCAATTTTCATGCTCGATTCCAACGCTAACTTTACTACTTGGAATATTGGCGCAGAACGTATTTTAGGTTATCAAGAAGCAGAGATTATTGGTCAACCTTTTGAGCTAATTTTTGCGCCCGAAGCTATTGAGCGTGGACAACCACAACAAGTATTAAAGCAAGCCTTAACAGAAGGTTTTTCTAGGGAGAATCGCTGGCACATTCGTAAAGATGGCACATTTTTCTGGGCGCATTGTCTGATCACACCTTTACGAGATGAAAATGGCAATCTGCGCGGCTTCTCTAAAATTATGCAAGATATTACTGAACGCAAACAAGCTGAAGAAGAAAAAGAGCAATTACTACTGCGAGAACAAGCCGCACGCGCTGAAGCAGAAGCCGCAAACCGTTCCAAAGACGACTTTTTAGCCATAGTGTCCCATGAACTACGCACCCCCATGACCGCAATTATCGGTTGGGCTGGAATGCTGCAAACGGGTGCGCTAGATGAAGCGAGAGCCAGTCTTGCTCTTGAGACAATTGAGCGCAACGCTAATTTGCAAATGCAACTGATTGAAGACTTGCTTGATATTTCACGTATTGTTAGGGGAGAACTTTCGCTCTCCATTGATTTGGTTGATTTAGTAGAAGTAATTACAGATGCTATAGAAGTTGTACAATCACTCGCAGATAATAAGGGTATTCAAATTAAATCTAGACCTGATACTTCCATAGACAAAATTTGGGGTGACTCAGACCGCTTGCTACAGGTTGTGTTAAATCTACTCACCAATGCGATCAAATTTACACCCAACGGCGGACGCATTGAGGTGTGTTTGTCAAAGGAATTGGGGACTGGTGACTGGGGATTGGGAAACAGGGGGGACGAAACTAATGTTTCATGCCCGATTCCTCACTATGCTCAAATTCAAGTAATTGATACGGGTCAGGGTATTAGTGCTGATTTTCTACCTCATATATTTGAACGCTTTCGTCAAGCAGATAGTAGCCATACTCGGTCAAATAAAGGACTAGGTTTAGGACTAGCGATCGCACGTCATCTGGTAGAACTGCATGGTGGTACAATCCAAGCCCAAAGCCAGGGAATAGGACAAGGAGCCACATTTACGGTCAAATTGCCCATTACAGAAGAAAGCAGAGGAGTAAATACCATTCAACATAATCACCATTGTTAA
- a CDS encoding response regulator: MNSKQILVIDDEDDIRQLIQTCLEIMGGWNVLTATSGHQGLLLAESSQPDAILLDIMMPDMDGLTTLQKLQANQITKHIPVILLTARGRTSDQRLFTQLGARGIISKPFNPQKLAAQVAAALK; encoded by the coding sequence ATGAATAGTAAACAAATTTTAGTTATTGATGACGAAGATGACATCCGCCAATTGATTCAGACTTGTCTAGAAATCATGGGGGGTTGGAATGTGTTGACTGCTACTTCAGGTCATCAAGGATTACTTTTAGCTGAGTCATCTCAACCTGATGCCATCCTTTTAGATATCATGATGCCTGATATGGATGGTTTGACAACTCTTCAAAAACTCCAGGCTAATCAAATCACTAAACATATACCTGTGATTTTACTAACGGCCAGAGGACGCACATCTGACCAGCGTTTATTTACCCAACTGGGAGCTAGAGGCATAATCAGTAAACCATTTAACCCTCAAAAACTTGCTGCTCAAGTAGCAGCAGCCTTGAAATAA